A genomic stretch from Kogia breviceps isolate mKogBre1 chromosome 1, mKogBre1 haplotype 1, whole genome shotgun sequence includes:
- the LOC136793610 gene encoding Golgi-associated RAB2 interactor protein 4-like — translation MSGDSLLPYHTAQSSTGLGLFKSTMGELQQQLHNGEYDIFKYAPIFESDFIQITKRGHVIDVHNCDCTVTVGIASTSPVLPLPDIMLLARRPTGCEQHAEHSQPTKGKSHKVAKTLELTRLLPLKFVRISTHDRDKRQLRVKFAIGRSFYLQLCVPLDAQEDLFAYWEELIYLLRPPLDGHSRTYAVPAGDMICRTLFEEEEEDGRSPAVEDFQGEWDEDQVSIRSLHTPSEVAAVGSAAFAGGEGIQLDSHKPDTMSDVATAKAKATVLDKESASRATTKVETAGVAGGTAAGALSVAEIQSPAPEEQSTAIAATASKGPGASKTNTATGG, via the coding sequence atgagtggggactctctgctcccgtatcacacggcccagagcagcaccggactgggcctgttcaaaagcaccatgggggagctgcagcagcaactgcacaacggcgaatacgacatattcaagtacgcgccgatattcgagagcgactttatccagatcacgaagaggggacacgtgattgacgtgcacaactgtgactgcacggtgaccgtgggcatcgcatccaccagccccgtcctcccactcccagacatcaTGCTGCTGGCCCGACGGCCCACCGGCTGTGAACAGCACGCTGAGCACAGCCAGcccaccaaggggaagagccacaaggttgccaagaccttagagctcaccaggctccttcccttgaagTTTGTGAGGATCTCCACGCACGATCGTGACAAACGACAGCTGCGCGTGAAGTTTGCCATTGGCCGCTCCTTCTACCTGCAGCTGTGTGtccctctggacgcgcaggaagacctcttcgcctactgggaagagctgatttacctcctgcgaccaccattggacggtcacagccgcacctacgctgttccagccggggacatgatctgcaggactctgttcgaggaggaggaggaggacgggaggagcccggcagtggaggatttccaaggagagtgggatgaggaccaggtgagcatcaggagcctccacacgccctctgaggtggccgcggtcgggtctgcagcttttgctggcggggaggggatccaactggactcccacaagcccgataccatgtccgatgtggccactgccaaagcaaaagctacagtgcttgacaaagagtcagcatcgcgggcaacgacaaaggtggagacagcaggggtggcaggcggcaccgcagcgggtgctttgagcgtggcagagatccagtctcctgcccccgaagagcagagcacggccatagcagccacagccagcaagggtccaggagcaagtaaaaccaacacagccactgggggc